The Peromyscus maniculatus bairdii isolate BWxNUB_F1_BW_parent chromosome 6, HU_Pman_BW_mat_3.1, whole genome shotgun sequence genome has a segment encoding these proteins:
- the Crct1 gene encoding cysteine-rich C-terminal protein 1, whose amino-acid sequence MSQQGAKGFSKGSSQGSAPCSAPTPAPAPSSSCCSRGCCGGGGCGCGGDSGCCGSSSTGCCCFPRRRRRQRTGGCCCGGSQRSQRSCNNQSSGCCGGC is encoded by the coding sequence CCAAAGGCTTTTCCAAAGGGTCTTCCCAGGGCTCCGCCCCCTGCTCCGCCCCGACGCCCGCCCccgctccctcctcctcctgctgtagCCGCGGCTGCTGCGGGGGCGGCGGTTGTGGCTGCGGCGGTGACTCCGGCTGCTGTGGCTCCAGTTCCAccggctgctgctgcttccccaGGAGGCGCCGCCGGCAGCGCACTGGCGGCTGCTGCTGCGGAGGAAGCCAAAGGTCTCAACGCTCCTGCAACAACCAGAGCTCAGGCTGCTGCGGTGGCTGCTGA